The Acidithiobacillus thiooxidans ATCC 19377 DNA window TAGGTCAAGGGCAAACCATTTTGACGCTGTTTTCTGCTAAAAACTGATAAATCTCAAGCGCTGTTTAACACGCCAGTGTGTCGTGGCATTGGCGCAAGCATGGCCTCAAGCCCTATCTACTGCGTGGTTTCAAGGTGTCACGAGACCCACATTTTTGTGGAAAAGCTGGAAGATATTGTGGGGTTGTATATGTCTCCCCCGGAACATGCCTTGGTGCTCTGCGTGGATGAAAAAAGTCAGGTACAGGCCCTGGACCGGACCCAACCGGGACTCCCCCTCAAAAAGGGCCACGCAGAAACGATGACCCACGACTACAAACGTAATGGCACTACGACCTTGTTTGCCGCACTCAACGTGCTGGATGGTCAGGTCATCGGGCAGTGTCAACAGCGACATACCCATGTGGAATGGCTGAAGTTCCTGAAGAAAATTGATCGGCAGACGCCCAGGGACAAGGCTCTGCATCTGATTGCCGACAACTATGCGACCCATAAACACCCGGTAGTACAGGCGTGGCTCGACAAGCACCCGCGTATTCACATGCACTTCACGCCCACTTCGGCATCCTGGCTCAACATGGTCGAGCGTTTCTTTCGGGATATCACGACCCAGCGATTACGTCGTGGGGTGTTCACCAGTGTGCCTGAACTCATCCAGGCCATTGAGGGGTACATCGACCACCACAACACCCATCCCAAACCTTTCATCTGGACCAAAACCGCACGCGACATCCTGCAAAAGGTCATTCGCGCCAACAGCCACTTAAGCAGCAAACAGAATGCCACACCAGGTGAACAAATTTTATTCCACAACTCTGTAAGAATTTAAGCATAGCCACGACTAAGAGATTGAGGACCATTATTTCAATCTCTAAAGAGGAGGCTACAATGAATTCCACAAATAACGATCATCATCTGTCTAAGCAACTGATTATGGCTGGTATGCTGGCCCTTGCCGGGACTGTCGGGGCGACAACTCCGGCATTCGCCAGTCATGCCCCTTGGGTCAAATGTTATGGTATTGCCCGAGCGCACAAGAATGATTGTGCCACCACCACCCATTCCTGTGCAGGCCAATCTATCCATAATGGGGGCAAATATTCCTTCCTACTGATCCCTCAAGGGCTGTGCCAAAAAATAGTCGGAGGTAGTCTGACGCCTGGCAAATAAGACAAGATCATCCACCGCTATTCTATTCATGCATTCCGCTTTTGAGCTGATGGATCAACAAGCAGCGGGTGAACAATGAAAAACGAGAAGTTTTCATCAGGAGGAATTTGCATGGCTACTTGCTCTATTGCTTTCCATAAAATGGAAAAATGGTACGAACGTATTGTGCGCTGGTTGCATTATCTCGCACCCGTGGCCGATCTGTCAGCACGACTCTGGGTGGCGCGGATATTCTGGATGGCAGGCATGGTCAAACTGCAAAGCATGACAGCTACTGTCGCCCTGTTCAGATATTATGTATCACGTGCCATTGCTTCCTCCCGTGTGGGCAGCCTATCTGGGTACGGGCATTGAAATCTTTTTTCCCATACTGTTGGCGTTGGGTCTGGCGGGTCGTTTTGCTGCCGGTTTTTTATTCATCTACAATATCATTACGGTGCTTTCTTATCCGCAAATGGGTGTTGCTGGAATGATGGATCAGGTGCCTTGGGCCATTTTCCTGCTTTTTACGACGGTTTATGGTCCTAGCCTCTTTTCTTTGGATTATGGTTTGAGTCGTATCTGGAAAAGTACGCCACCTGCCGTCCATAAATCTGTCTGATCAAGCATTGTCTCGCACCATTGGGGTGTAAGACATATTTCCCTTTGGGGAAAACCACGTGGTTGTTATGAAAAAGGAGTTAATCATGAGTAAGGAAATGACAAATCGCAAACATACGTTCCAGCGTGCACTGCTTGCTGGGGCTGTCGCTATGGCTGGAGTGGGTTTTGCCGGGACTGCGATGGCGGGGATGATGCCACAGGGCTATGTCAAGTGTTACGGCATTGCCCGTGCTCATCAAAACCAGTGTATGTCCATAGGTGGTATTACGCGCGGTTCCGCAAAAACCAATGGTAACCCCGATGCCTGGTTGGCCGTACCGAAAGGGGTTTGCCTGAAAATCGTGGGTGGCAGCCTGACCCCCGGAAAGACCCCCACTAAAACCCCTGCTAAGAAATAAATAGGGGGGCCGAGGTCTCACTGGCCTCGGCATATTTTTTAGAATGCTGAAAAAACCTTTTTTGAGCATTCTGGTAGCCAGGAGAACACGCTGATGATCCAGGACACTACAGCAATTCACACTGGTGCCTTATCCAGGGAGATCCCAGTAGCTGCAGGGATTGGCCTACGTGCCTGCCATTATCGCGATTTCCAAAACGGCAAACCGCCAACGGCCTGGGTCGAGGCGCATAGTGAAAACCTGTTTGCTGCGGGTGGCTTGCCTCATAGAGTGATGCACCAGGTGCGCAGTCATTATCCCGTGAGTCTGCATGGCGTCGGTCTGTCTCTGGGAAGTGCGGACCCGTTGAATAAGGAACACCTCCAACAACTGCAGCAAGTGATCAGCCGTTATGAACCGGGACTGATTTCCGAACATCTCTGCTGGGTGTCATCGGAAGGACGCTATCTGCACGATTTATTACCCATACCGTATACCGAAGGCATGCTGCAGCATGTCAGTGATCGGATTGACCAGGTGCAGAATGTTCTGCAGCGCCAAATCCTGATCGAGAATGTTTCGGCCTATCTGCATTTTGCCGACAATCAGATGGCAGAATGGGCTTTTTTGAATGCCCTGGTAGGACGTACGGGGTGCGGGTTATTGCTGGATATCAACAATCTGTACGTCAACAGCCGGAATCTCGGAATAAATAGTGATGAGTATTTGGTAAATCTCCAAGCCAATGCCATCCATGAGATTCATTTGGCAGGATTTTCGATAGAAACTGCTTTAGGTCAGGAAGTGTTCATCGATACGCACAGCCAGGCAGTCTGGCCCGAAGTCTGGACGCTTTATCGACGGGCCCTGCAGATTATCGGCCGCCCAATCCCCACACTTATTGAATGGGATACGAACATTCCGCCACTTGCTATTCTGCTGGAGGAAGCTCAAAAAGCACAGCATATTTTGGAGGGGATCCATGCATGATGCGCTGGACTACCAAAAATCCTTTGTAGCTGCCGTCCTGTCACCGGAAGAGGGCCGCGTTATTCCCGGACTGAGCGGATCAATTTCTGCGGCTGTTGCAACTGCCATTTATCGCAACAATATTCTGGAAGGCTTCAGCGAAAGCCTCAAAAATGTTTACGGTGCGATCTTCGTGCTGATTGGAGAGGATTGTTTTCGTGAAATCGCTTATTCCTATGCTCGCTCCATTCCCTCATTATCTGGCGACCGCAACGCCTATGGCGAGCACATGCCTGCCTTTCTTGCCCACCATCCTCTCACCCGGAAACTCGCCTATTTACCCGATATGGCACGGCTGGAATGGGCCAGTCATGAAGCTTACTCTGCAGCAGAAAACTTCATCGTTAATGGATTGCATGCTTCCCTGCATCTGGTGGAGTCGAGCTATCCGCTGATGGCG harbors:
- a CDS encoding DNA-binding domain-containing protein — encoded protein: MHDALDYQKSFVAAVLSPEEGRVIPGLSGSISAAVATAIYRNNILEGFSESLKNVYGAIFVLIGEDCFREIAYSYARSIPSLSGDRNAYGEHMPAFLAHHPLTRKLAYLPDMARLEWASHEAYSAAENFIVNGLHASLHLVESSYPLMALWQLCQHPNEEGTLDLDALGGDSVLVVRPQEDVLMRSLSPGEAAWYRALLEGHTPDQATAAARTVEPDCDPMLYGETAVGDGVLQQQH
- a CDS encoding DUF692 domain-containing protein; translated protein: MIQDTTAIHTGALSREIPVAAGIGLRACHYRDFQNGKPPTAWVEAHSENLFAAGGLPHRVMHQVRSHYPVSLHGVGLSLGSADPLNKEHLQQLQQVISRYEPGLISEHLCWVSSEGRYLHDLLPIPYTEGMLQHVSDRIDQVQNVLQRQILIENVSAYLHFADNQMAEWAFLNALVGRTGCGLLLDINNLYVNSRNLGINSDEYLVNLQANAIHEIHLAGFSIETALGQEVFIDTHSQAVWPEVWTLYRRALQIIGRPIPTLIEWDTNIPPLAILLEEAQKAQHILEGIHA
- a CDS encoding DUF2282 domain-containing protein, with protein sequence MSKEMTNRKHTFQRALLAGAVAMAGVGFAGTAMAGMMPQGYVKCYGIARAHQNQCMSIGGITRGSAKTNGNPDAWLAVPKGVCLKIVGGSLTPGKTPTKTPAKK
- a CDS encoding DoxX family protein, which gives rise to MWAAYLGTGIEIFFPILLALGLAGRFAAGFLFIYNIITVLSYPQMGVAGMMDQVPWAIFLLFTTVYGPSLFSLDYGLSRIWKSTPPAVHKSV
- a CDS encoding DUF2282 domain-containing protein; this encodes MNSTNNDHHLSKQLIMAGMLALAGTVGATTPAFASHAPWVKCYGIARAHKNDCATTTHSCAGQSIHNGGKYSFLLIPQGLCQKIVGGSLTPGK